One Dehalobacter sp. genomic window carries:
- a CDS encoding DEAD/DEAH box helicase family protein, whose product MSVFHLKPFQENAISDLRAQFLNLWKTGNRRLPLIFKSPTGSGKTVMIAELLKTLSNDPQFNVDNAYLWFSFSEDSYLQSKKKLADYYGGANELDLLDLNDFSREKLENNNIFFINWQKIKTSTKEGRKLRTPSEYTSGDYGVFDEFIKKTQSDNRELVLIIDEAHRDSDTELAEDLVNLIDPRIILKITATPKTIPSASDVNHKRAGFVEVDREDVVEAGLIKEKIVTQTREDLERLAKKEYDQDKILLELAYNKRLELQKAYANLSKNINPLVIIQLPNDDQARAETLGKFKIDIVREFLKEKKVPDNNLAIWLSEEKENLEEIERNSSPISFLIFKQAAATGWDCPRASILVMFREIKTPIFHTQTVGRILRMPEAIHYQKPELNIGYLYTNYERNQIQLPETGKNNKPFIYESKIESKVEPIFLESTFMGRIDYNDLGDTFQSAFNEVANSYFGISEKDTVDTKKQKVVAKGLLINDIRVVNKLIVDAEIEDYDNFIEEIKEHGSDLTEQSSRHDIERLYNLLCFNLIAHQEEENKKFAPERSWGKLKTALNLWLSKIIEQRSTYYTITVADLLRPDSILTKVISKSLETYRPIRQKEVKSKESKVNRKVTLEIPRPTLYYTDDYEIIKDLKKCAVDPFYLLKEYAGKANEIDFIKYLESKDISWWYKNGNSGSEYFSIPYHDESDGKDKLFYPDWIVKAKDKIIILDTKSGFTVTDPTTKYKAEALQIWIKQQNEKKDIYSGGIITKVSNIWKINSNENYSTDTSTWKDLGEYL is encoded by the coding sequence ATGTCCGTCTTCCATTTAAAACCATTCCAAGAAAATGCGATTTCCGATTTGAGAGCACAATTTTTGAACTTATGGAAAACGGGAAATAGAAGACTACCTTTAATTTTTAAATCGCCAACAGGTAGCGGAAAAACCGTAATGATAGCTGAGCTATTAAAAACTTTAAGTAATGATCCACAGTTTAACGTTGACAATGCTTACTTGTGGTTTAGTTTCAGTGAAGACTCGTATCTTCAAAGCAAAAAGAAATTGGCAGATTATTATGGTGGCGCAAACGAATTAGACCTGTTAGACCTTAACGATTTTAGTCGTGAAAAACTAGAAAATAACAACATCTTTTTTATTAACTGGCAAAAAATTAAAACATCGACCAAAGAGGGTAGAAAACTACGTACCCCATCAGAGTATACCTCGGGAGATTATGGGGTATTTGACGAATTTATTAAAAAAACTCAAAGCGATAACAGAGAACTAGTTTTAATAATTGATGAGGCCCATCGTGATTCAGATACGGAACTTGCAGAAGATCTTGTTAATCTAATCGACCCTAGAATAATTTTAAAAATCACTGCAACACCTAAGACAATACCTTCAGCGTCGGATGTTAATCATAAAAGAGCTGGGTTTGTAGAGGTAGACCGGGAGGATGTGGTTGAAGCCGGGTTGATTAAAGAAAAAATTGTTACGCAAACAAGAGAAGACCTTGAAAGGTTGGCAAAAAAAGAGTATGACCAAGATAAAATTCTGTTAGAATTAGCATATAATAAGAGGCTGGAGTTACAAAAAGCCTATGCTAACCTTTCGAAAAATATCAATCCTTTAGTAATTATACAATTACCTAATGATGATCAAGCAAGAGCCGAGACGCTTGGCAAATTTAAGATTGATATTGTTCGTGAGTTTTTAAAGGAGAAGAAAGTACCGGATAACAATTTAGCTATCTGGCTATCGGAAGAAAAAGAGAATCTGGAAGAAATTGAGCGGAATAGCTCACCAATATCTTTCTTGATATTCAAACAAGCTGCGGCTACTGGTTGGGATTGCCCAAGAGCTTCAATCCTGGTAATGTTCAGAGAGATAAAAACTCCAATATTCCATACGCAAACGGTTGGCAGAATCCTTAGAATGCCAGAAGCGATCCACTATCAAAAACCGGAACTAAATATTGGTTACCTCTATACCAATTATGAGCGAAACCAAATACAATTACCAGAAACAGGTAAGAACAATAAGCCATTCATCTATGAGAGCAAAATAGAATCAAAAGTAGAACCCATTTTTCTCGAATCTACCTTTATGGGTCGAATAGACTATAATGACCTTGGGGATACTTTCCAATCCGCGTTTAATGAAGTCGCAAACTCCTATTTTGGAATATCTGAAAAAGATACTGTAGATACAAAAAAGCAAAAAGTGGTTGCAAAGGGCCTTTTAATCAATGACATACGGGTTGTGAATAAATTAATTGTGGACGCCGAGATAGAAGATTATGATAATTTTATTGAGGAAATTAAAGAGCATGGCTCTGATCTAACAGAACAAAGTTCAAGGCACGATATAGAACGATTATATAATTTATTATGCTTCAACCTAATCGCACACCAAGAAGAAGAAAATAAAAAATTTGCACCTGAAAGATCATGGGGTAAACTAAAAACAGCCTTGAACCTATGGCTAAGCAAAATAATAGAACAAAGAAGTACCTACTATACAATAACAGTAGCAGACCTACTAAGACCAGATAGCATTCTAACAAAAGTCATCTCCAAGTCCCTTGAAACATATAGACCAATAAGACAAAAAGAAGTAAAATCAAAGGAATCAAAAGTCAATAGAAAGGTTACTTTAGAGATCCCAAGGCCTACACTTTATTATACTGATGATTATGAAATAATTAAAGACTTAAAAAAGTGTGCGGTTGACCCATTTTATCTTCTCAAAGAGTATGCTGGAAAAGCTAACGAAATTGACTTTATAAAATATCTAGAATCTAAAGATATCAGTTGGTGGTATAAAAATGGCAATAGTGGGAGCGAATACTTTTCAATCCCATATCATGATGAAAGTGATGGCAAGGATAAGCTGTTCTATCCTGATTGGATAGTAAAAGCAAAAGATAAAATAATCATATTAGACACAAAATCAGGTTTTACAGTCACAGATCCAACTACAAAATACAAGGCCGAAGCTCTCCAGATATGGATTAAACAACAGAACGAGAAAAAGGACATATATTCTGGCGGGATTATAACCAAAGTATCTAATATTTGGAAAATTAATTCCAATGAGAATTATAGCACAGATACCAGCACTTGGAAAGACTTGGGTGAATATTTGTAA